GATAGAACTTATGTAATTAGCACATCTGAATTTAATAAAGTGGGGGATGTGTTAGGTTATGAGAAGCTAAACGTAAGTGAAAATGAAGCAATCAGAGTACCTAGAGGAAGATCTAAAACGTTAGAAACACATACATTTAATATAGTAAATAAAGACTTAGTTATAGCAGGTAATGCGTCTGGTCCATTACTTTCAGAAGGATACTATAATGACATGGTTGTTGTTAGTGATAATTTATATAATAAATTAAAAAATGATAATAGTTATAAAGTATGGACAGGATATGGGTATAATTATAATGGGTGGGAAGATAGTTTTAATACAATTAATAAATTAGATGAACAAAGAAAACTTAAGTCTGATAAAGTTTATGGTGAATATGAAAAATTTGATTATGAGATGTTTTCTAACTTACCAGATGTTTATAATATAGAACTAATATCTTCAAAAATTATGTTATTTATAGGAACATTTGTAGGTATTATATTCTTTATAGGAAGTTGTAGTTTCTTATATTTTAGATTCTATACAGATTTAATATTTGATAAGGAAAAATACAAAAATTTATTAAAATTAGGATTGTCTTATAACGAAATGAAGAGAGTTTTAAATATAGAAATAGGATCTATATTCTTTATTCCATATATTATAGCAACTTTAAATTCTATTTTTGCTTTAGGGATTATTAAATATGGATTTGATGTTCCAGTAGGGATAAAAGGTTTAATAGTACCAGTACTATTCTTTGTAATATACTTTATGTATTTTATAGTATTAAAAATGAAATATATAAAATCTATAGCTAAAGAAATACCAAGCTACTTAGATTAATCAAATTTTTCTTAATCAAAGCATATGATAATCTGTAGTTATAGCATCTTGAGAATAAATATATTATTAAAACTTGTAAAAATGCACATTGATAAATATCAATGTGCATTTTTAATTATTTCCAAGAAATTTGAGCATCTTTTCTAGGAGTAGTTCTTTGATATTTAACGCTAGGATATCCAATGACCATACAAGTTACAATTTTTTGATTTTCATCTAATCCTAAGAAGTTCATAATTTTTTTGTTGCCTTCAGCAGCTTTTGTGAAAAATCCACTAAAGAATGTACCAAGACCTAATGCATTAGTCATAAGTTCCATATTTGAAGAAGCTAAACTAGCATTTATAGGATTATCTGAAACTACAAGAATTATAGCTGGAGCATTAAAGAATAAACTATCTCTACCAGTTGGATTTGATTTAAATTCTTCATACATTCTTACCCACATTTGTGCATATCTTTTATATTTCATTGTTTCAGGTGTTAAATTGGCAAGCATATAATTACCCATATCACTTAATCTTTCTAAAGACATTTCTTTAAGCTTTTCTATATTGTCTTTAACAACTACATAAGATACATCTTGAGAATTTGTTGCTGTTTGAGTAAATCTGCCAGCCTCTATAATTTTAGTAAGCTTTTCTATTTCTACATCTTGAGTTTTAAAATGTCTTACACTTCTTCTAAATTTAATGAAGTTCAATAAATTATCGGGATCAATAGAGAAATCGTCATTATTATAGTTTTTTACTTCATCCATATTATAGTCATCAGTTGATACTGCATTTTTAGGACAAATAGCTATACAGTGACCACATTTAAAACAAGCGATATTATTAATGTTAGCTTTTCCATCTATAAGCTCTATATCTCTTACAATGCAATCCTTAACACACAAAGAACAACCTATACAAAGGTCTTTATTAACTTTCATCATAACTAATACTCCTTTTATTTTTATTTATATATTAGATTTTAATTTCTATTTCTGCAATTTAATAAATTTGATATACTAATAAGTAAAATTCATAATTAAATGTAAAAATATTTATTGTGAATGATAGTAATTATAGCATCTTTGTAAAAAAGATGTCTAATTGAAAAAAATCATATATCAATAACTTTTAGTTATAGGTTTATTTTATAAATAGGAGGATACAATGAATTTACAGCAACTAGAATATTTCAAAGTAATCGCTGAAACTGAAAATTTTACTACAGCATCTAAGTTATTATTAGTTACTCAGCCTGCATTAAGTAAATCCATATCAAAGCTAGAAGAAGAATTAAATGTTCCTTTATTTGAAAAAAGAGGAAGAAATGTAAAATTAACTAGATATGGAAAAATATTTTTGGTTCATGCAGAGAGAGCATTATTGGAAATTGGAAAAGGAATAAAAGAATTAGATGAGATGGCTAGTGAGAACATAGACAAAATATCCATATCATCTACATCTAGAGTGGGGGCTTACTTTATGAATTTTATAATTAGTGATTTTCTAAATGAGAATCCTAATACAAAATTTCAGTTTAATCAACAATCTATAACAGAGATAATAGATGATTTAAAAACTAGAAAAATTGATATCGGATTTTATGATAATCACACCGAACCAATTTTAGATAGTAGTATAGAATGTGTTCCAATAAAAAAAGAAAAATATGTGCTTATAGTTCCCAAAAATCATGAGCTATCAGCTAAAAAAGAAATATCACTAAAGGATTTAGAAGATGAGTCCTTTATTGCATTTTGTGAAAGTAGTAAAGATAAGATACTTTCATATACAGATATGTTAGGTTATACACCTAAAATATCAATTGAGCCTAAAGGAGCAAATATAGGAAGTGTAGTTGAGGGATTAGTTTCTGCAGGAGCAGGCATATCTATAGTTCCAAATTCTCCGACCATCAATACAAATTTATTATCAAAAATAAATATAAAGGAACCTATCAAAGAAAGAATAATCTATATGAGTTACTTAAAAAGTGAATATGTATCTACTATAATAAAATCATTTAGAGATTATATATTAAAACATATTGAAAATAATTAGATGATGATAATTTATAAAATACAAATATAAAAATAATAAGGAGTGAAAGTAAAATTCTTACTCCTTATCATTTTTAGTAGAGGGGTTAATGTAAAGATAATATTAGCCTGCTACAATAGATGCTATAAATAGAGCCAATCCCATACCTAAAATAAACCAAAGCTGAGTAAATGAAAATCCTAATATTCCTAAGAATAAACCTATGAATCCAACTATAAACTTACTATAATTAACAGGACCATTCTTCAATATAAACACTCTCCTTTATAGGATAAAAACAGTTTTTAATGTATTTAATTAATTTTATATAAAACTAACTATTATTATATATGCATAAGATAGACTGAAATGTTCTATAGGGATAGTTTTTATAAGTGGTTACAAAAAAGTACCTAATTGAGGGGCTGATTTATGTTTGTTATATTAGTTATATAATCAATTAGAAAGGATTTGAGATAAATATGAATAACAAATTAACTTATAAAATAAAGGATGTAATAAATAAAAATGAATATACTGATGTAATAATAAAACATAAAATCGAGGGTAACGATGTAAAGATAAGTAACGCAAATGTTAGATTTAGATATGAAGCAAAAGCTAATAAGGCATATTTAAGTTTTGGAAATTCTGATGAATATACAGTGTGTGAGGTTGAAGATTCAAGCATAAACGAAGTAATTATAAATGATGATTCATTAAGTATAGAAACAAATGAAAAAAGTTATTATTGCTATATAAATAAAGATAAACTATATGTATAAAAAGGGAGATTAAGATTATGTCAAAAATAATAAAAACTAATGAATTTATTGATAGTGTAGAAAACAAAAAAGGAACAGTTGTAGTAGATTTCTTTGCAACTTGGTGTGGACCATGTAAAATGTTGTCTCCAGTGTATAATTCATTAGGAGATGAAATGAAGGAAAGTGCAGAATTTTTAAAAGTTGATATAGACCAAAGTATGGAACTTGCCCAAAGATTTATAGTAACAACTGTTCCAACAGTGGTTATTTTTAAAGATGGAAAGGAAATGGATAGATTAGTAGGTTTTATACCTAAAGATAGTTTGAAAGAAAAAGTTGAAGAATATTTATAATTTTATATTTATATAAAAAGCGTAGAGAAATCTACGCTTTTAATTATATAAATAATATGTTATATTTTATAACTGATTAATTATAATAAATATAATTATTGATTATAAATAAGTACTCGATATAAAGGAGATGTAAGTATGTATAATATAGATGAGATTATATACGATTGTCCTGTAGAAGCTTTATCAAACATACTAGGGAAAAAATGGGTTGCTGCAATAATATGGGAGCTTCAAGATAATAAAATGAGATTTGGAGAGTTACAAAGAGCTGTAGAAGGCTGTACAAAAAAGATGTTGACTCAGCAACTAGACTTATTAATAAGTAATGATATAGTAATAAATGATAAAAAGATTTTAAATAATACAGTAGAATCTACCTATTATTTAAGTGAGGCTGGATTAAAATTGCTTCCTATCATGGAAACAATGATATATTGGAGTAATAAAAATCTTGTCTGTGATAATTAAATATGTAGGTTACAAAAAAGTACCTAATTGAGGTACTTTTTTTTTATTGATATATTTTATACATAAAGAAGCAAATAATTTAAGAAAAAAATATATATTATTAAATATAATAATAAAGAGGAGAACTATTATGAGGAAGAGTATAAAAACGATAGCAGGATTAACGATTATGAGTGCAGCTATATCAATATCTAATACGTATGCAGATAATCCACAAGGAGTAATAACTGCTACTACTTTAAATATAAGATCGGGGCCAAGCGCTTCTTATAAGATAATATCTAATGCGAAAAGAAATACTAATGTTCAAATAATAGAGAGAGGTAGCAGCTGGTATAAAATAAAACTATCAAACGGAAAAATTGGATGGGGAAGTGCTAAGTATATAAATTCAAATAAATATAGTTCAAGCTCTAATAGCTCAAATCAAAATAATTCTCAAACGACTAATTCAGTTGATTAATCTAGTAAAGTTCAAGCAATAGTAAAAAAGGCTCATGAACAGCTAGGTAAGCCATATGTTTGGGGGGCAGAAGGTTCGAATAGCTTTGATTGCTCTGGACTCGTACACTATGTATTTGGTCAAAATGGAATAAAAACTCCAAGAGTATCAAGAGATCAATATAAAGTAGGTAAATCAGTGAGCAAATCTAACTTACAATCTGGAGATTTGATATTTTCAAGCTCAGACTCAAGCGGTCGTGTAACTCATGTAGGGATATATGTAGGGGATGGAAAAATGATACATGCACCAAATTCAAAAGGAGTAGTAAAAAAAGTGGATGTAAACACTAGCTATTGGAAAAATACTTATGTTGGAGCAAAAAGAATTTTATAAATGTAATTAAAAAGCTGTAACACTAAGATTTAGTGTTACAGCTTTTTGGTTGTTGTACAAAATTACCAGGTTACTAAAAAGTACCTAATTTTCATTATCTTATATTGATTATATAGTATATATATAAGATGAAAAGAAAGGTGCTGTTAATATGATAAATAAATTTAATGCAATAATAATAGGATTCGGAAAAGGTGGAAAAACATTAGCTACAGATTTAGCTAACAGAGGTCAAAAGGTAGCGTTAATAGAGAAATCAAAAGAAATGTACGGTGGTACATGTATAAACCAAGCATGTATACCTACTAAAATATTAGAAAATCAAGCAAGTGAAATAAGAAGAGAAAGTTTAAATAAGTTTAGTGAAAAAGAATTAAGATATGAAGAATCAATAAATAAGAAAGAAGACTTAATAACAAAACTAAGAAGTGCAAATTATAATAAATTAAATAGTAATGAAAATATTACTATATTTGTAGGCGAGGGTTCATTTATAAATGGAAAAACTATAGAAGTAAAAACTATAGAAGTAAAAACTATAGAGGGAAAAAATGTTTTATTAGAGGGTGAAAAGATATTTATAAATACAGGATCAAAGCCAAATATACCAAGTATAAAAGGGATAGAAAACTCTAATATAGTTTATACAAATGAAACTTTAATGAAACTGAAAAAACTGCCTAAGAATATAACAATAATAGGAGCTGGATATATAGGACTTGAATTTGCTGGAATTTATGCTTCATTTGGAAGTAAAGTAACTGTAGTTAACACTCATAGTACAATACTTCCAAATGAAGATAGTGATGACTCAGAAGAAGTAATAAATATATTACAAAAAAGGAATGTAAATTTCTTAAATAATGTATCAATAGTTGAAATAAAAGAGGAAAATAAATTAGCTAAGTTAATATATATAAAAAATGAAGATAATCAATATAGAGAACTGGACAGTGATGTAGTATTAATAGCTACAGGTAGAAAAGCAAATATAGAAGGATTAAATTTAGAAAGAGCAAATATAGAATTAAATGAAAGAGGATTTATAAAAGTTAATAAAGTATTAGAAACTACAGTTAAAAATATTTGGGCGATAGGTGATGTAAATGGAGGACCTCAATTTACTTATATTTCATTAGATGATTACCGAATAATAAGAAATAACTTGTTTGAAGATAAGACTAGAAAAACAACATATAGGAAAAATATTCCAAATGTGTTATTTTTAGATCCTGCATTTTCTAGAGTTGGATTAAATATAAAACAAGCAAAAGAAAAAGGGTATAATATATTAGTTGCAAAAATGGCAGTAGAATCTATACCTAGAGCTAAACAAATAGGAAAAACTGATGGATTTATAAAAATAGTTATAGATAAAGAAAGTGAAAAAATTCTAGGAGCAACTATGATATGTGAAGAATCTAGTGAGCTTATACATCTAATACAATTAGCTATAGATATGGAGGTCAAATATACTTATTTAAGAGATAGAATTTATGCACATCCAACTATGACAGAAGCTCTCAATGATATATTATCACCATCAATGATAAAAGAAGTATAGAAAAAATAGTTAGGAGAGTTCAATGGAAAAAATAAACTTAATGGTTGTATTTGTAGAGGGTTTATTGTCATTTTTATCACCATGCATATTACCTATACTACCTATATATTTAAGTATGTTATCTAATAGTAGTGTAGAAAACTTGAATAAAGGGAGTTTTGCTAAAAGTGCTTTATTTAAAAATACAATATTCTTTACATTAGGTATTTCGATAACATTTTTTATACTAGGGTCATCATTAAATGCTTTAGGAACATTTTTTAATGCAAATAAAGATATAATAATGATATTAGGTGGAATAATTATTATATTTATGGGATTATTCTGCTTAGATATTATAAAATCAAATTTATTAAATACAGAAAAAAGACTTCAATTAAAATCAAAAGAAATGAATCCAATAACAGCTTTTTTACTTGGATTTACATTTAGTTTTGGGTGGACTCCGTGTATAGGACCTATGCTAGCATCTGTATTAATAATGTCATCAACGGCAGATAATTCATCTACAGCATATTTATTAATAGGGATATATACCATAGGATTTATATTACCATTTATATTAGTTGCTCTATTTTATAATAAGTTAATTAATAGAGTACAAAAAATCAAATCTTATATGACAGAAATTAAAAAAATTAGTGGAATTATCCTTGTTATATCAGGACTGATAATGATAATAAATGGAATTAACAATAAAGTTGATTTTTCTAAAATTCAAAATGAAAATAAAATAGAAAACAACCAAAGTATATCTGATTCAGAAGGAAAAGAGGAAGCTAAGGAAGAAAAAATAAAAGCATTAGATTTTAATTTATATGATCAATATGGTAAAGAGCATAAGTTAAGTGATTACAAGGGAAAAACTATATTCTTAAACTTTTGGGCTACTTGGTGTCCTCCATGTAGAGAAGAAATGCCTTATATAGAAGATTTATATAAAGAATATAATAAAAATAATGATGAGGTAGTGATACTTGGGGTTGCATCACCTAATCTAGGCAGAGAAGGAAATCAAGAGCATATAAAAAAGTTTTTAGAAAAAGAGAATCATACTTTTCCTATATTATTTGATGAAGGTGGAAGCCTAGTTTATCAATATGGAATTAATGCATTTCCATCGACATTTATAATAGATAAAGAAGGATATATAACTCAATATGTTCCAGGTGGAATGAATAAGGAGACTATGAAACATCTTATAGAGAATTCAAAATAAAAACAAGTGAATTATAAATTCACTTGTTTTTATTTTGTAGAAAATATTTCAGCTGACTTTACTATATTTTCGGGATATTCACAAATGTGTCCTTTTAATTCCATGTCATAATTACATAAAGGATTTTTACAAACAACATAAGATAAAAATTCATATTGATTTTCTAAATCAGAAGAAGTTTTATTAAGACTTAACTCTTTAAGTTCATCTAATCTTAAATCATATAAATATTTATGTTCACACTTGGGGCAGATAATATTAAAACTACGATTTATAGGTGTTTTTAAACTCATAAATATATACCTCCAAAGGATTAATTATACTTAATGTTTAAAAGTATTTTTCCCTACTTTATTTATAAAATGCATGAATTTAATTTAGCAAAAGGGTACTTTAAATAAAAATTTTCATATTATATATAACAGATATTACATATTAGCATCTTGTACTATATAAAATAAATAATTTAGGGAGGAAAATAAAATATGAAAGTTGATTTACAAAAAATGGTCTCTAGTTTTTCCTGCCCAGAAGAACTAGAAGCTTTAAGGTATTTTAAACAGTTTAATGTTTACGAAACGGTTAACCTTAATATTGATGCATATAAAAAAGGAAATGATAGGAATAATTTATATAGAAATTCATACTACAATAATCAAGAAATAAGGATATCTAAAATAGAATCTACTATTCCAAGCTTAAATATAGTATCAACAAAAATAATAAATACAATGGAAGGAACATCGTTAGAAGGTCAACACTTAACTGGAAAAAAATTAGTAGTTTTAGGTGAAATAAGTTTGAGCTTATTAGTAACCTACTATATCAATTGTAATAAATGTAATAACATTGTAAAAGAAGTTAAAATCCCTTTTAGCACATTTATAGTAATACCTAAGGATACATGTAATGAAGAAATAGTAAACTTAAGATATTTAATTGAAGATATAAGTACGGCTCCTCTGGACAACAGCAAGGCTATAGTTAGCATTACTTTATTGATTCAATATTTAGAAGAACATTAGATAGAGTATATAAAAATATTAAATGGTGATTTTATGAAAGTAATAAATGAATGCAGGATAAATTATAAATACAGATTATCATCGCAAGCACCTATAATCAGCAAGACTATGTTTAGTAATACTGTGTCTACACAGATTATAAAAGACACATTGGAGATTAGTAAATCTGTAAATAAAAAGCAGACATACCCATTTGACGTACTAATATATACAATTATTATCAGCAATATAGGAAAAGTAACTACAAATAATTTATTCTTTCAAGATAACATTCCAATGGGTACCGACTTTATTGAAAATTCCATAACAGTGAATGAAGTTAAAAAAAGATGTTTAAATCCAGAAAATGGCTTTCGTTTGGGAAGTTTAAAATCACAAGAAAAAATAAAAATAACTTTTAAAGTATTGGTATTGCCGATATACTTTTGTAAGCCGATAATTAACTACTCTACTGTAGGGTATGATTATATATATAATGTAGAGAAACCTCCATATAGAGATATAAAAAAAAGTAATTATGTTAAAACAATATGTGAAGATAAGTTATTTAAACAAGTATTATTAGAAAATACTCTAGAAATAAATATAGATGAAATAATAAATGATAGGTATAAATTGCAAATAATTGAAATTAAGCTTATAAATAGTCCACATTTAAATTTATTTACTCTCTTAATAATAGGAAAAATAGAATATGAAATATGTTATAGGTATAAATGTAATAATAGATTTATAAAAGGTGTATTTGGGTTCTCTACAGATATGTTGGTACCTATTGGCATAACTTTTACTAATAAAGAAGATATAAAAGGAACGATTGAGTATGCATCATCTAATTTAATAAATAACAATAAAATATTTATGAATATAAGTTTGTTATTATATTATTAAAAAACATCGATTATCTTAGATTAATCGATGTTTTTTATTTATTTAAAATGGATTAGGATCTATATTTAAAACAGTTTGACTTGGATAAGGACTAGTTTTAGATATGGCAGTAACAATAAAATTATATCCTATACCTAATGGTTGATCTGCAGGAATTGCAGCAGTAATCTTTATTATAGCAGTTTCATTAGGTGCTAAATTTGCTATTTGAGGCAAGTCTTCTTGATAGAGTGTATTTGATGGAATATCTGCTATCTTAATATCATTTATATATAGGCTATAATTAATATTAACTTTTTGTATTTCTAAAGTAAAGCTATCATATCCACCACCAGTATTTTTAAAATAATTCAAAATTATAGCTGTATTTCCAGGAGGTGTGACATAGAATGATGTTGAGTCATTTATCTTGTATAAAGGATCAGGCAATAAGGAAACACCTGGTTGCAATAAACAGCTTAATACATTACTTTGTTCTCCAGAATAGACTTTAGTAGGAGATATATCGTTATAATATGAAATAGCTGTTGCTTGGGTGTTTATAGTAGTTCCTGAATTCAATGTTGATAGAGGTATAACAGTGAAAGCAATATAACCTGAAACTGATGGATTTAAGCTAGGAACAGTTATAATAATTGTTTTTGAAGAGATATTATATGTCGCACTACATAGTACTGTCGTATCTATTGAATAAAATAAAAAGTTGCTATTTATAGGAATTTGTATAGTTCCGTTTGATAAATTAATTAAACTGTTATTTTGAAAATTTAATTTAAATTGTACTATAGAGTTAGTATTTATAGTGGCTGTTTTAGTATATAAAGTAGATGTTGTTTTATCTATTGCGCTTAGTGTCATTAATAAATTCGGATGATTTATTGTTACAGTTAGGCTCTTACTTATAGTACTAAAGCTTCCACTTTGGATTTGCTGATATAAGCATTGGAACGTATTTGTTTGTGTTGATGTTGTAGTATTGATACTTTTATTAGCATTATTTATTTTAGCTGTAATTATATATGATATTGTTTGAACAGATAATCTAGCATCAACAGTTCCCTCAGTTGGTAAAGTGATAGTATTTGAAGAAACTGTAGGTGTAATAAGAATACCATTTTTATACGAAGGCCCTAAATATAATTGCCCTCCACTTGGTAAAATATCTTTTCCATATAGTCCATAAGCTATAGTCCCTTGAGGAACTGTAATTGTAAGAGTATAAGTTATAGGAGAACCAACTTTGAAAGTATTAGGAAAGTTAGTTTTTGTAATATCTATAGCTGATGATGATAAAGTAACTGAAACACTTTTATTTAGATTACTATATTGAAAGTTAGTTGAACTTGCATTATAAATCTGTGAATAGGGATTAGTATTTGTAGCGGTAGTAGTAATATTAACTCCAGGAGCTAAAATAGAGCTTATATTTACTTGATATGTTAATGTTATAAATTGGCCTGGGGATAATTTATTTATATATACAACGATGTTGTTACTTTGAATGATTGGAGAATTATAACTTCCTGTTCCAGTCACATTTATACTGTTAGGATTAAGTGCGGACCAAGAAGATGATAAAGTATCATTTAGGGTAAAATCAAAGGCATCTGTTTCACTACCAAG
Above is a genomic segment from Romboutsia lituseburensis containing:
- a CDS encoding nitroreductase family protein, yielding MMKVNKDLCIGCSLCVKDCIVRDIELIDGKANINNIACFKCGHCIAICPKNAVSTDDYNMDEVKNYNNDDFSIDPDNLLNFIKFRRSVRHFKTQDVEIEKLTKIIEAGRFTQTATNSQDVSYVVVKDNIEKLKEMSLERLSDMGNYMLANLTPETMKYKRYAQMWVRMYEEFKSNPTGRDSLFFNAPAIILVVSDNPINASLASSNMELMTNALGLGTFFSGFFTKAAEGNKKIMNFLGLDENQKIVTCMVIGYPSVKYQRTTPRKDAQISWK
- a CDS encoding LysR family transcriptional regulator, whose translation is MNLQQLEYFKVIAETENFTTASKLLLVTQPALSKSISKLEEELNVPLFEKRGRNVKLTRYGKIFLVHAERALLEIGKGIKELDEMASENIDKISISSTSRVGAYFMNFIISDFLNENPNTKFQFNQQSITEIIDDLKTRKIDIGFYDNHTEPILDSSIECVPIKKEKYVLIVPKNHELSAKKEISLKDLEDESFIAFCESSKDKILSYTDMLGYTPKISIEPKGANIGSVVEGLVSAGAGISIVPNSPTINTNLLSKINIKEPIKERIIYMSYLKSEYVSTIIKSFRDYILKHIENN
- the trxA gene encoding thioredoxin, whose translation is MSKIIKTNEFIDSVENKKGTVVVDFFATWCGPCKMLSPVYNSLGDEMKESAEFLKVDIDQSMELAQRFIVTTVPTVVIFKDGKEMDRLVGFIPKDSLKEKVEEYL
- a CDS encoding winged helix-turn-helix transcriptional regulator produces the protein MYNIDEIIYDCPVEALSNILGKKWVAAIIWELQDNKMRFGELQRAVEGCTKKMLTQQLDLLISNDIVINDKKILNNTVESTYYLSEAGLKLLPIMETMIYWSNKNLVCDN
- a CDS encoding SH3 domain-containing protein, producing the protein MRKSIKTIAGLTIMSAAISISNTYADNPQGVITATTLNIRSGPSASYKIISNAKRNTNVQIIERGSSWYKIKLSNGKIGWGSAKYINSNKYSSSSNSSNQNNSQTTNSVD
- a CDS encoding C40 family peptidase, whose product is MVKKAHEQLGKPYVWGAEGSNSFDCSGLVHYVFGQNGIKTPRVSRDQYKVGKSVSKSNLQSGDLIFSSSDSSGRVTHVGIYVGDGKMIHAPNSKGVVKKVDVNTSYWKNTYVGAKRIL
- a CDS encoding dihydrolipoyl dehydrogenase family protein; protein product: MINKFNAIIIGFGKGGKTLATDLANRGQKVALIEKSKEMYGGTCINQACIPTKILENQASEIRRESLNKFSEKELRYEESINKKEDLITKLRSANYNKLNSNENITIFVGEGSFINGKTIEVKTIEVKTIEGKNVLLEGEKIFINTGSKPNIPSIKGIENSNIVYTNETLMKLKKLPKNITIIGAGYIGLEFAGIYASFGSKVTVVNTHSTILPNEDSDDSEEVINILQKRNVNFLNNVSIVEIKEENKLAKLIYIKNEDNQYRELDSDVVLIATGRKANIEGLNLERANIELNERGFIKVNKVLETTVKNIWAIGDVNGGPQFTYISLDDYRIIRNNLFEDKTRKTTYRKNIPNVLFLDPAFSRVGLNIKQAKEKGYNILVAKMAVESIPRAKQIGKTDGFIKIVIDKESEKILGATMICEESSELIHLIQLAIDMEVKYTYLRDRIYAHPTMTEALNDILSPSMIKEV
- a CDS encoding cytochrome c biogenesis protein/redoxin, with amino-acid sequence MEKINLMVVFVEGLLSFLSPCILPILPIYLSMLSNSSVENLNKGSFAKSALFKNTIFFTLGISITFFILGSSLNALGTFFNANKDIIMILGGIIIIFMGLFCLDIIKSNLLNTEKRLQLKSKEMNPITAFLLGFTFSFGWTPCIGPMLASVLIMSSTADNSSTAYLLIGIYTIGFILPFILVALFYNKLINRVQKIKSYMTEIKKISGIILVISGLIMIINGINNKVDFSKIQNENKIENNQSISDSEGKEEAKEEKIKALDFNLYDQYGKEHKLSDYKGKTIFLNFWATWCPPCREEMPYIEDLYKEYNKNNDEVVILGVASPNLGREGNQEHIKKFLEKENHTFPILFDEGGSLVYQYGINAFPSTFIIDKEGYITQYVPGGMNKETMKHLIENSK
- a CDS encoding DUF11 domain-containing protein; this translates as MKVINECRINYKYRLSSQAPIISKTMFSNTVSTQIIKDTLEISKSVNKKQTYPFDVLIYTIIISNIGKVTTNNLFFQDNIPMGTDFIENSITVNEVKKRCLNPENGFRLGSLKSQEKIKITFKVLVLPIYFCKPIINYSTVGYDYIYNVEKPPYRDIKKSNYVKTICEDKLFKQVLLENTLEINIDEIINDRYKLQIIEIKLINSPHLNLFTLLIIGKIEYEICYRYKCNNRFIKGVFGFSTDMLVPIGITFTNKEDIKGTIEYASSNLINNNKIFMNISLLLYY